The Haliaeetus albicilla chromosome 4, bHalAlb1.1, whole genome shotgun sequence genomic sequence GCACCGTCCAGGAGAGGACCAAGCTGGTGGCTGTCCTTCCATCCAGGCTCACCGATGTCACTCGAGGTGGCTCTGCCATGAGGACAGGGATATCACAGAGGTGTCCCCATGAGGGACAGGGACATCACGGAGGTGTCCCCAATGGGGGAGGTGTCCCCAATGGGAGATGCTGGTGGCCCCTTACCTGTCTGGTTGACActgatggtggtggtggccaCGCTACGGTGATGGCTGTAGGTTGACACCCCGTTCCGGGCTTCGACGGTGAAGGTGTAGTTGACGTGTGGCTCCAGGTCGGTGACGGTGACCCCCGTCCCTGTCAACCCCCGGGGGGTTTGCGAATAGCGGACCCCCCCGTCACAGGGACGGCACTCCCCGCTCTCTGGCCAGCACTGCTCGCAGGTGATGCTGTAGGTGACATCCCCACGGCCACCCGAGTCGGCGGGGGGTGACCAACGTAGCTGCACCgtggcccccagccccacggccgTGACGCCTTGTGGGGGCGAGGGGGgacctggggagaggggaaatggGACAGAGAGCAGAGACGGGGGTCAGGGGGAGGATGGCCAcaccgtgcctcagtttccacccccccaaaaaggtaACTTACGGGTGCAGGGGTCGGCAGGGGGGTCGGCGGGGGCGCGGAAGAAGCCGTcctggcaggggcaggcagcggcggcggcaggggagggcagggtgtggggcgggcagggctggcagccgCTCAGGGACACTGTGGCCTTGAAGGAGCCGGGGGGACAAGCTGGgggggcacacacacacaatgaCACCGGTGAGACCCCAAATACCCCTTCTCTACCCACAGCATCCTCACCcaggcaggtttggggggggagggggggcatcACACCCCCCCAAGCACCCAGAGTGGGTATTTTAGGGTATTTCACCTTATTTTGCAGCTTCTGTATTATTGGGACCCCACCCCAGCTTGCCCATCTCCTGGCTGAGGCCTGCCACGCTCGCTGCACTAGTAATGCTCAAGGGTGACAATCCAGGGCAGGGGGTTTTGGTGCTGCCACCTCATTCCTCCAACCCAGAGCAGGGATTTTAAGGTATTTCACcttattttccagttttgtgCCCCACAGGGGGgatgggacccccccctcccagcccaccTCTCACCTGGCTGAGCCCTGCTGCACTCACTGCACTAGTGATGCTCAAGGTTGAGGATCCAGGATGGGGAATTTTGGGGCTAACACCTCATTTCTCTGACCCAGATTGGGGATTTTAGGgtatttcactttatttttgcagcttctATTATTATTGGagccccccaccctggccccagcccaccCCTTTCCCAGCTGAGCCCTGCCCGCTTGCTGCACTAGTGATGCCCAAGGTTGAGGATCCAGGATGAGGAATTTTGGAGCCAACACCTCATTTCTCCGCCACCCCTTTCTATCTCCTGGCATGCACTGAGCGGGTGTGTCCtcagcccccccaaaatccccccaacCACAGCACCTCacaccccctccacccccatcCCAATTtaccccccagccccaagcgCTACCTTGGCAACTCTCTCCCACTTTCTCGTAGCCGGCCCGGCACAGGCACTCCCCGATGGGTACCAACCACTCGCCGTCGGCGTTGCAATGCAGCGCCGGAGCTTGGTCGGCCACTGCCTCCTCCACGCACGTTCCCTGCACCTTGGCCAAGGTCTGCGAATCGACGCCGGCCACCGTTTCGGGGAAGCGAGCCATACCCCGTAAAACAGCCGGGCATCTCTTGTAATAAATCCGAACGGAAAGCAATGCCACGCAAGCTCCCAAATCCTGGAAAGCCAAGTAAAAACCTTTCCGACGGAGAGGTCCCACCGATCGCACCTCAACATTGAGTTTAACGTTCCGGGAAGCAAAATCATCCTGGACAGTGATTTCATCTGGGGCGATGGTGTCAATCTTCTTGAATTGTCTCTTCTGGAAGTTGGTGCCGTAATCCACATCAGATTCGGCGTAGTAGAGGTTGAAGGTCTCCTTGCAAGAGCCGCCACCGGCAGtggggaagctgttgcagtcGCGGACGGTGAATTGGAGTTCGATGAAGATGCGTTGGGCCACCCCGCGGTAGATCCAGTTGGTGCGTAGCCAGTTCTCCTGCTCACCCTCCAGCACGTTGCACACCGAGTAGATGTAGATCAAGGAGTCGTTCAGCACATTCTGCAGCAGgtcccactgcccccccccgaAAGAGAGAAATGGGGGTTATGGGGGGGGAAACTGATGCAGGGTGGGCAGTGCCCTTGGTCCCCGTGGATGCACTTGTCTTCATCCCCAtgggtgtccctgtccccatggagGTCTCCAACCCTATCCCGATGGAGGTCCCCATCCCAATGAACGTCCCCAACGCCATGGATGCCCCCATGCCCATCCCCGTGGcggtccccatccccatggatCTCCCCAACCCAGTCCCCAGGGATGTCCCCATCCCAATTGATGCCCTCATCTCCATGGGTGACTCCATCCCCATTCCCATGGAGGTCCCCATCTCCATGGGTGTCCCCATTCCCATGCAGGTCCCCATCCCCACTGAGGTCCCTGTTCCCATTCCCATGAaggtccccatccccatggatATCCCCAACCCAGTCCCCATCCCGATGGAGGTCTGCATCCCCATGGATGCCCCCATGCCCATCCCCATGGAGGTCCTCATCCCAGTGGATGCCCCCATCCCCATGGATggccccatccccatccccatggagCTCCACCATGGATGTCCcaatccccatccccatggatgtccctgtccccgtccctgtccccatccccgctGTGGGCTCTCGGGGCAGTGCTGGCCAGCAGGGCCGGATGCCTGGGTCCACGGGTGCTCACCCCTTTGCCGTAGGGCTGGGTGAGCCAGCCCAGTTCTCCCTGTGCTTTGGCGAAGTCCAGCAGGACCActgtggggagaagagaggggGGTTACTGGGGTGAGCATGAAGCCTGGGAGATGCCACCAGGACCCACAGATGGCCCCAGGACCTGCAGGTGCCACCAATACGCTCCTTAGACCCATGGATGTCCCCAGGACCCATGGATGTCCCTGGGACCTGCAGGTGCCACCAATACACCCCGTAGACTCATGGATGTCCCTGGGACTCATGGATGTCCCTGGGACTCACGGATGCCCCCCAGGACCAGTGGATGCCTCTGGGACCCAAAGATGTCCCCCAGGACCCATGGATGTCCCTGGGACCCACGGATGGCCCCAGGACCTGCAGGTGCCACCAATACACCCCTTAGACACACAGATGTCCCCAGGACCCATGGATGTCCCTGGGACCTGCAGGTGCCACCAATACACCCCGTAGACTCATGGATGTCCCTGGGACTCACAGATGCCCCCAAGGACCAGTGGATGCCTCTGGGACCCACAGATGTCCCCCAGGACCCATGGATGTCCCTGGGACCCACGGATGTTCCTGGGACCTGCAGGTGCCACCGATACACCCCTTAGATCCATGGATGTCCCTGGGACCCATGGATGTCCCTAGGACTCACAGATGTCCCCCAGGACCCATGGATATCCTTGGAACCCACAGATGTCCCTGGGACTCATGGATATCCCTGGGATCCACAGATGTCCCCAGGACACACGGATGTCCCCCAGGACCCATGGATGTCTCTGGGACCCACACATGTCCCTGGGACCTGCAGATGCCACCAATATATCCCTTAGACCCATGGACGTCCCCCAGGACCCATGGATATCCCTGGGACCCACAGATGTCCCTGGGACCCATGGATATCTCCCGGATCCACAGATGTCCCTAGGACCCATGGATGTCCCCAGGACACACGGATGTCCCCCAGGACCCATGGATGTCTCTGAGACCCATGGATGTCCCCCAGGACCCATGGATGTCTCTGAGACCCACGGATATCCCTGGGACTCACGGATATCCCCTGGATCCACGGATATCCCCTGGACCCACAGATGTCCCCCGGACCCATGGATGTCCCCCAGGATGCACGGATGTCCCCCAGGACCCACGGATGCCCCCCAGGACCCATGTGTATATCCCTGCGACCCATGGATGTCCCCAGGACCCACGGATGTCCCCAGGATATGCAAACACTCCCGGGACCCACAGATAGCCCCAGGACCCACGGATGTCCCTTGGCCCCAAGGATACCCCCAGTCCCAACAGAttcccctgggacccccacgAGAAGACCCCCAGGCATCCCCGCCAAAAGTGGGGAAACCGAGGCAGAGCTCTGCACCGTGCCGAGGCTGGGCAGACCTGCTGAGGCATGTCGGCCGCCCCGGCGAGGGCGGTGGCCAGATCCAGCGCCcgggagaggaagaggaggccgCCGAGGGCTGGGAGGGAAGCGCTGACGGGTGGCCCCCCCCTCCTCGGTGAATCACCCCCCAGGAATGCGCCCGGACGCCTGGGTTCACGCTGGCAGGATGGGTCCCAACGGGGTGGGGGAGTTTCGGGGACGGATGCCCCACTGCCCCCCGACCTCGCCAACCGCCTCCACTGAGAACAGGTGAGCTTGTGACATGCCCCAAGAGGGTAAAGTCTGGGGGGGAACCCCAAGAACCTGGTCGGAGGGAGGCACATGTGGTCCCGTCGTCCCCCCCTCACCGTGCCCAGGGTCAGGAAGGATGCCGGAGCGGATATCCCGGCTTTCCTGCGGCTGGAAATCCCCCCACATGCCTTCGGAGAGCGGAAAGCCGGCAGAAGGCCGGCGCGTGAGCTGAGCTGGTGGGTTCTCTGTGGGGTGTCCCCCCCGGGGCCATGGCGGGGGTGAGTCAGGGAAGAAACCTGGGGCTGTGGCTGTTGAGTCAAGGGGTGCAGCACCCAAGGGTGCACCCACGCCTGGGGCCACTGGTGCTATTGGCACCTCCGGTGCCATCGCCGTCTGCACCCCCATCCCCAATGCCACCCGCACCCCCTCTGCCATTGCTGTTGCCATCACCATCGTCATCATCACCACCATCAACGTCTCCATTGCCATCATCAACATGGCCATGGCCATCACCACCACCATGTCCAGTGCCATCAACACCTCCGGCACCATCATCAACATGGCCATTGTCATCAACATGGCCATCACCACCATCTCCAGCATCAACACCTCCGGCACCATCATCAACAAGGCCATCGCCATCAACACGGCCATCACCATCATCAACATGGCCACCGCCATCACCATCTGCAGCCTCTACAACATTCTCACCTTCCTCATCCATACCTATGTTGCCATCTTCATCTCCACCTCCAACCCCACCaccatccctgcctgcatctGCAGCCCCGTTGCCATCTGCACCACCATCCCCACGACCATCTGCAGCCCCTGCACCGTTGCTGTCACTCTCTGCATCGGCACTGCTTTTGCAATCACCATCATcaccaccatcatcatcatcaccatcaccaCCGCACTGCACCTCTGCATCCCCGCCCCATCCCTGGCTGCAgccttgtccccatccccaacTTCATTTtcaaccccatccctgtcctgtcctatccccatcccatcccaatccccatcccatccccatcctcatcctcatcccgatccctgtccccccctccAGATGCACCCCTCCCCCCCTTAACCCCCCCCTGCCCTCAGGGACACCCCAAACCTCAGGCGGGGCAGTGCAGGATCCCACcggggcacccagcaccccccaaCCTCCCCATCCCATCGGATTTCACCCTTTCCAAACGATGGGAAGCAACCTccccctccaaccccccccaaatcccactgCTCTCCCAAcactttcccctttttttgcacttttttgaCCCCAAAACTGTGATATCCCCAAGGATCCCTCACAGGGATCGGCACTTTGGGAACACACCCTAAATCCCGCAGCCGTGTCGGGGCGGTTGGGGGTCCCCGCCACGGGGTGACCCCcctccaccttccccccagcGCTTGAAAAAAACTCATTCTAGGGTTTTTTaccccatttttatttttttaggggAGTATTTTCCATCCCAAAGCACCCCCCAGCCTCCGATTTATTTGCATTTGGGGCCGGATCCTTCCATTTTTCCCTCGAAAAGCGACGGATTAAACCTTTCGAACGGAGTTTTTAGACacctcagtttttaaaaaattaaatagctatttaaaaaaaagtgactttccgcctttttttttaacaccccCCCGCCAAACTGAGCCCAAAACTGAGCCGGGGAAGGGTTGCGAGGTGGAGGCCGGGACGCTGCTTGTTTTTCCCAGCACTTTTTGGGGTTTTCCTGACATTGTTTTCCAGCTCTCTGGGCCGGATCCTGCCCGGCCCATTGCCGGCCATAGGAAACACTCCATTTTAGGGtgattttcccctttttttgggttttggttttttaatccCCTCCTCCCTAACTGCTCTGTTGgactttttttggggggtcaCCCAGCAGGATCCGGACCCGGTGCATGAGCCGGACGCTCTACATGGGAAAAGTTGCCCAAAACTTTTGGTTTTCCCCCCATTCtacacccccccccaatttagcacccccccccccttttagcTTTTTTCTTCGCATTTTagctttctccccccccccttctaactttttcccccactttttaACTCCCCCTCCCCATATTAGCTTCCCCACCCGCAAAACGCGCTCCGGCAACCGGCAATTCACCGCCGCACCCATGGGCGcccctttttttgggggtgggtgggcaCCCCCCATCATCCTTTATTTTGGGGagggctcccccagcccccccaaccTCTCatccccccaaacctgcccaaACTTGccccaaaaccaccccaccCCTTTGAGTGCCCACCCAGcaaccccccccctccaagcACCCCAATAAGTGGTTTTTGGGGTGccgcccccccaaaaaaaccccacggaGCTCACCTTCCTCGGCTACCAGGGGGGTGACGgcggtgaggaagaggagggtgagggctgggggggtgcccgccatggcggggggggtttggggggggcccGGGGTGCACCCCACAACCGGCGGCACCCAGCGCTGTGGGGCGTGTGGGGCTGAGCACCCCGCTCCTGTTCATTCATGTCCGAGTGATGTCACCCGGCCACGCCCGCTCTTAAAGGGATAGGAGCTGCTCCCAGTACCTACCAGTACGGGACTGGGAGGGTCCGAGCCGGCGGATGGGAAGTGGGCAGGTTTTactggggggtgagggggtATCTAGGACCCCCCACGGGGCGAGCACACCCGTGgcgggtgtgtgtgtgtgtccgtgGGCCTGGATGCGTCCCGTGGTGCTGGGTGCGTGGGTCCGGATCCGACCCGCACCACCGTGTCCTCTCCCCAGCTCCGGCCCCGAAGGGGTTAAAGcgccccccgccagcccccccctcctcccctttcaTTCATAAAGCAGcgtgggaagggaggggaggggccaCAGCCAATGGCGGCAGGGGGCGGGGCCAAGCGGCTACTACCGGCCACTCCCCCCGCCCACCAGTTAgaaactggggagggggggaactgggggagGATCAGTTGGGGTGCTGCCTGTCTGTCCGTCCctccgccccccctccccgtccctcTGTCTGTCCACCCAAGGCTCCTTCCgtccctccccccgccccggacagcgggggggggtggtgtaactggggaggagaggggggtgttgctggtttgggggggctctgTCCGGCCCCCCCTTTCCCGCATCCTCTGGGCCGGAAAAAGGCCGGACCAGAAATCGGCTTTTTCCGGCCTAAAAATAATGCCACTTTTCTGCtgtgccggggaggggagggtgggcCCAGCCTGGGGGGCCTGGATCGGGCCCCAGCACCCCAACTTCCCCCTcagcaccccaaatcccccagcagccccaccCCCATGATCCTGCAGCACCCTAAATCCTGCATCATCTGTagcaccccccagc encodes the following:
- the EPHA2 gene encoding ephrin type-A receptor 2 isoform X3 produces the protein MVMAVAMLMMVMAVLMAMALLMMVPEVLMLEMVVMAMLMTMAMLMMVPEVLMALDMVVVMAMAMLMMAMETLMVVMMTMVMATAMAEGVRVALGMGVQTAMAPEVPIAPVAPGVGAPLGAAPLDSTATAPGFFPDSPPPWPRGGHPTENPPAQLTRRPSAGFPLSEGMWGDFQPQESRDIRSGILPDPGHVVLLDFAKAQGELGWLTQPYGKGWDLLQNVLNDSLIYIYSVCNVLEGEQENWLRTNWIYRGVAQRIFIELQFTVRDCNSFPTAGGGSCKETFNLYYAESDVDYGTNFQKRQFKKIDTIAPDEITVQDDFASRNVKLNVEVRSVGPLRRKGFYLAFQDLGACVALLSVRIYYKRCPAVLRGMARFPETVAGVDSQTLAKVQGTCVEEAVADQAPALHCNADGEWLVPIGECLCRAGYEKVGESCQACPPGSFKATVSLSGCQPCPPHTLPSPAAAAACPCQDGFFRAPADPPADPCTRPPSPPQGVTAVGLGATVQLRWSPPADSGGRGDVTYSITCEQCWPESGECRPCDGGVRYSQTPRGLTGTGVTVTDLEPHVNYTFTVEARNGVSTYSHHRSVATTTISVNQTEPPRVTSVSLDGRTATSLVLSWTVPPRQQSRVWKYEVTYSKKVDENSYSVLRCEGTSVTLPKLSPATAYVVRVQALTQDGHGAYSPQHEFETLPEGAEGMASTAVISGSVAGVFFVVLLLAVLLYVLRRRRRSRPRQSSEDVYFSKSDQLKPLKTYVDPHTYEDPNQAMLKFTTEIPPSSITRQKVIGAGEFGEVYKGTLKRGKKEVPVAIKTLKVGYTEKQRVDFLSEATIMGQFCHHNIIRLEGVVSKYKPFMIITEYMENGALDKFLREKEGEFGVIQLVGMLRGIAAGMKYLANMNYVHRDLAARNILVNSNLVCKVSDFGLSRVLEDDPEATYTTSGGKIPIRWTAPEAISYRKFTSASDVWSYGIVMWEVMSYGERPYWELSNHEVMKAINEGFRLPAPLDCPSAIYQLMMQCWQQERSRRPKFADIVSILDKLIRAPESLKALADFDPRVSIRLPSTSGSEGVPFRSVPEWLESIRMPQYTEHFMASGYSTIEKVLQMTADDIKKIGVRLPGHQKRIAYSLLGLQEQVGAGGVPI